CAACCGCTGCTTATACGACTGCCGCTCCTATTGCTAAGAAGCTTGGACTCCTTTTAGGTACCGGGGTAGAATTTTCTTGCAGCTTCGAAGAACAAAGCGTTCATATATTAGCTTATGATTTTATTTTATCGAACCCCATTATTGAAACGCTTTGCAAAGAGCAACAGTTTAATCGAACAAAGAGAAATCAAGTTATTTTAGAGAAATTGCAATCTAAAGGAATTTTCATAGAGCAAGAAGAGCTAAATAGCTTAAGAGGAGTTCTCGGACGTCCCCACATTGCGCAATTAATGATAAAAAAAGGTTATGTGAACTCCATACAAGAAGCATTTACTCTTTATTTAGGAGATAATAAATCGTGTTTTTATCGAGGAGACTTACTTCAAATAGAGGAGACAATACATTTAATTCACCGGGCCCAGGCAAAAGTTTTTCTAGCTCATCCGCATCTTCTTTTGTCGCGATCTATCTTTGTAAAAAATCTATTCAAATTACCCTTTGATGGAATAGAATGCTATTATGCAAAAATTTCTTCTACCCAAGAAAAAAGATGGGTTAAATTAGCTAGATCTAAAGATTTATTAATAAGTGGGGGATCTGATTATCATGGGAATATAAAAAGTTATTTGCCTTTAGGTTGTTCATGGGTAGATAGAGATACTTTCTTTTCGATTTTTCAAAATATATTATAAAAAATATGTCTAATTATAAAAAAATGCTTAAACAGCTTTTAGAAACGCCTTTATTAAAAGAAAAGCCAAGCACTCTAGAAAATGTGCAGTCTTTGAATAGAGCGCTTTCTTACCCTACAAGCACGTATTCTACCATTCACGTTGCAGGAACCAACGGAAAAGGTTCTGTCTCTATGAAAATAGCTAAAGCTTTAGAATACTGTGGTTATCGTGTTGGATTATATACTTCACCTCATATCCATTCGCCTCGTGAGAGAATTTGCATTAACTCAGAAATCATTTCTGAAGAAGAAATGGTCTGTGGAGCGGAAAAACTTTTTAATGTGTGTCAAAAGCTAGAATTGAATCTCTCTTTTTTTGAATATATGACCTTTTTAGCTTTTGAATTTTTCTGTGAAAAGCGTGTAGATGTAGCAGTCATTGAAACGGGACTGGGTGGTAGGTTAGATGCTACCAATATATTATGTCCTATTCTTACGATTATTACCTCTATTAGTAAAGAACATATCCAATTCTTAGGTCAAAATTTAGAGAAGATAGCTTTTGAAAAAGCGGGCATTTTAAAACCTAAAGTTCCTGTTGTTTTAGGGCCTAGAGCTCGTTTTCAATCTATTTATAAACACGCTTGCGCTTTGCATTGCCCAGTTTGTTATGTAAGTAAATTTTTTCATTTTTTTGATGAAGAAAACAGTGAAATTGCTAAAAATGCCTTAGAGCAACTTAAAACCGATTTTATTTTAAGTCAAAAAGCCATAAATCAAGCTCTTATTTTACGGCCTAGTTGTCGTTTTGAAATTTGTGGGGATATAATTTTTGATGTAGCGCATAATCCAGAAGCTATATTTTATCTCTTGCAAGCGTTGCACTATTTTTTCCCCAAAAGGAGCTTACGTTTTGTAGTAGGCTTTTCAAAAGATAAAGATTATGAAAGCTGTTTAGAGCTAATAGCACCTGTTGCAATACATATTCATTTAGTCCAGGGAAGCTCTAGGTTAGTGTCTACAAATGAACTCTCTTTTGCACTAAAAGATGCGCCTTCCTCCTTTTACACCTGCCATCAGAGTATAGAAGAAGGAGTTAAGGCAGCTTTTAGCTTTGCTTTTCAAGCAAATGAGTTAACAGTTGTCTGTGGTAGTTTTTATATTATGCAAGAAGCTAAAAGCGTTGCTTATCCTATAAAAGCCTTTGATTTAAATATGCAAGGAGCGCCTATTGCTTTTTCTTGATCTAAAATTTCAAATAATTCCAAGAAGATCTCATTAACTTCTTCTTTAGAAGGAACTCCTTCATGTGTACCTACCAATTCCCGAGCGGTCCCTATTAAACATTGAATGGTTTCAAAAGTATTTTCAAAAATGTTTGTATTTAAGAATTCCATGTTTTCACGCACACGTTTTTTATATTCCTCAGGTAAAAGATTAAAACGATGTTTTGCCTGGCTGTTCTGATCGTTATATAACAGGGCTGCAATTTCAAATAATTCTTCTATGTATTCGATGTAAAACCCTAGATAAAGCAAGCTTTTTTGCTTAGAAAACCAGTTCAAATGAGAGAAGTTTTTATTTTTTTTGAGATTTTTTTCCGCTTGTTTAAGAATCACTTTGGCTTCTGCAACTACCTGCCTATCAGCAACAGCAGGGCGGTGATGATATTCAAAATCGTGAATCTGTTGTTTTAAAATGCGTATTGCTTTACGGGTAACATGCTCTTTTAGTTCTTCAGATCTGTATCTGATTAAACTAATTTCTTGTTCCACTAAGCGATCTTCAAGTTGTCTGTATAGGCTGATAAGAATTTCTTTAGAGTGCTTAGCAAAAGAAAGATCTATTTGATATAAATTTTGAATCTCCTTTTCTATAGCAGCTAGCTGCTTAGAAAAATACTCGTATGCTTTAGGGGAAATAAAGCAACGTCCGATCTCTTCAGAAAGAGATTGTAGCTTAAAATGTAAGCTTAAATAAGTAATTTTTTGTGTCATATTAATTAATTGTTTTATTTATTAATCTTAATTAAGTGTAATTAACCGTACGCTTGATTCTATTTCTAAATTATTTAGAAATCAATGCTAATAAATATCTTTATTGTTTGTTGTTAATTATTTTTTCTTTTGTGGTTTTTTCTTTTTTCTCTATATATCTCTTCAATAAAAGAGATATATTATTATTTTTAATATGTAAACTTTTTTATCATTTTTTGCTTTTTGTTTTAGCTAAAGAATAGACAAGAGAGATGCAAGAAATGATTTAATAACTATTTTTTTTTTGAATCAATAACAAAGAAGCAGACGCGTATTTATTTGGCCAGGAATGATGGCAAATCACATATTGAGAAGGAGACAATTCTTGTGCTTTCTGTAACAATAAGTTTTGCTCTCTAGCGCCTTCTACATGACCTGGGTAGCAGCAAATAGTAATTAACCCCCCTGGCATAATCAGTTCAAGAGCGAGCTTAAGACTTTTTAGCGTATCTTCTGTAAAGGTAGTGATTTTTTTATTGCTGCCTGGAAGATATCCCAAGTTGTATATAATTAAGCGGATAGAGTATTTATAGGCAAGAGAAGGGAAACGAATATGCGATGTACAAAATAAATGCATTTTTTTATATTCGTCTTCTTGTAAATGATTTTTTAATAAAGTAGTGGTATTTTCAATGGCAATTTGTTGTTTATCTAGGCCAATAACCCCGCCTAAAGAAAGCTTCCCTAGCTGCAAAGTATCTTTGCCATTTCCGCAAGTTGCGTCAATGGCCCAATCTCCTGGTTGTAAGACTATTTTCCAATAAAAGCGCGCCAATTCTAAGTGGGAGTGCAGGGATAGATAAGTCATAAAAATCTTTTGAAAAAAGCAAATGGTTCTTCAGTATAAATCCAAAAGGAAATTCGATCAACTATATTTAGTAAAATGAGTTGTTTTAAAGAAGTTGATTAGAATTCAATCATTTCGGTATCATCTTTAGATATCTAAACTTTTATTAATGGGGTATTAGCTCAGTTGGTTAGAGCGCCACGTTGACATCGTGGAGGTCGGCTGTTCGAGTCAGCTATATCCCAAGCTTTCTATGTCTAAAAATAACGATATAATTGAAAATCAAGTAAATTCTCTGCTTTTAGCAGCAGCAGTTGTAGAACTATTTCCAAAAGCGCTCTTGGTAGAAGGCCAGGGGACAGAGACTTGTTTTTTTTACGATATCGTTTTTCCTTTTGATTTTGAACCCCATCTTATAGGGGTTATTGAAGATAGAATGAGGATGATTTATAAAGAAGATAGGGTTTTAAGATTTCTTGAGATGACACCTCATAATGCTGCTTTGTGGATGGAGCATCAAAAACAATATCTAATCGCTAAAAAATTAAAAAAACACTTCTGTTCTTTAATAATCATGGGGCAAATAGGAGAATTTGCTACATGGGTTCCTCATCTAAATCTTCCCACGAATAGAACCCCATTTACAGCAAAATTAAAAGAATCTTTTTTAGTTTGCTCTTTTATCCCAAGGCTTGTTCGGATTGTTGGCATAGCAAACAGCTCTTGCAAAAAAAAGCGTTTATTTTGGCAGGAACACAATCATCTTCAGCTAGTTTGTGATATGCAGCTTTTTATGCCTTTAGAAAACCAGAAAGGATGGGTTTGGCTATCTAAAGCAGAAGCCTTAAAAGAGCTTTTGATAAACTACTGGAAAAAAGAATCCATCAAGGAGAATATGGAATTTATCACCTCTCCTTATTTGCTAGCTCCTGCTAAGAGCTTTGATCCTGTAGTTGCGTATCATAAGCAGGTCTTTCAGACTTCTCAAAAAAAAATAAATAGGTTAGGAGAGCTTGCATGGGTCATAAATCCAGATTCTAGCGATATGCAGCAAGGGCTTTTTCAGTCTTTTTGTCATTTGACTGATTTTACCCATCTCTTTTGCTCGAAAGAAAACTTATTAAAAGAGTGTATTTCTTCCTTGCAATTCATTTTAAAAATCCCTAAAATCTTGGGTTTTGAGTTCGAAATTGTTTTACGCGGTTCTTATAGTAAAATTAGAAAAAAAAATGACATGCATTTATCTATCATGCAAAAGGCCTTAAAGAAATTGCAGTTAGAGTATCGTATAGAGAAGAAAGGTCATTCTGATTTTATAGAACGCATAGAAATACATATTGCAGACAGCTTAAAAAGATGGTGGTGCGGACCTTTTTTAAGCCTTTTAAAGAGCGATCAAGAAGCAATTCTTCTACGCTCTATGTTTGGTAATTTGGAAAGAATGGTAGGATTGCTTGTTGAGCAAACAGGAGGCAAGCTGCCGTTTTGGTTAACTAGTGAAAATGTACGTGTTATTGTGGTTGATGCTGAAAGCAAGTTATAAGCCGAGACGGTTCGCTCGCAATTAAGCCGAAAAAGCATTAATAGATGATTAATATTAGCGTTTCTTTAGCACAGCGTTTCTATAAGGCAATTAAAGCACATATTTCTTATATTGTGTTTATTGGCAAAAAGAAGCGGTTAACAAATATGCTTACTTTGCATGAGTCAGGCTTAAATCAAGAACAGAGCATAACATTAGATGCTTTGTTTACACGGATACAAATGGCAACTGGGGGTAAGAACTCTGAATCTGAGAATCAATAGAGAAATTCGTGCTTTAAAAGTGCGTGTAATTGATAAAGAAGGAAATCAATTAGGGATTTTGTCATTAGCTGAGGCTTTGACAAAAGCAGAGCAAATGGGACTGGATTTGGTGGAAATCGCTCCAAATGCGGCTCCTCCTGTTTGTAAAATTATCGATTATGGTAAATATCGTTATCAACTAACAAAAAAAGAAAAAGAACAAAAAAAGTCGCAGCATCAGGTTAAAGTTAAAGAAATAAAGATTAAGCCAAATACAGATGATCACGATATCATGGTAAAATTAAAACATGCACGTGACTTCATCTCTAAAGGGAATAAAGTTCGAATTACTTGTACATTGCGCGGTAGAGAAATGGCGCGACCTGAATATGCACAAAAAGCGGTTTTAGGAGTGTGTGAAGCTCTTATCGATGTAGCCACCCCTGAATCTCCGGCTAAAATGCTTGGGCGTAGTTTATCAGTTGTATTAGCGCCGGGGACTGCAAAGAAAAGCAGTAAAATAGTTTAAGAATAAAGAGGTAAGCTATGCCAAAAATGAAAACGAAAAAAGCAGTAAGCGCCAGGTTTAAAGTGACGGGAACAGGAAAACTGGTTCGTCGACGTCCTGGATGCCGTCATATACTGACAAAGAAATCTTCCAAACGCAAACGCAAATTACACCGCCCTACATTAGTAGATCAAGGGCAGGTAAAAATGTATGCTCGTTTAATGGGAGTGGGGTGAGTTACCCTTTAGAATTTAAAAAAATAATGGAGAATCTATATGGTTAGAGTCACAAACTCTGTGGCTTCCAAGCGTTCCCGCAAGAGACTATTCAAGCGTGCTAAGGGATTTGTTGGAGACCGCAAAAATCACCTTCGTTTGACAAAGGACGCCGTATTATCAGCAGAGGCTTTTAATTATCGTCATCGTAAGCTGAAGAAAAGAGAATTCCGCAGCTTATGGATTACTCGTATTAGTGCAGGGGCAAAGATAAACGGGATTTCTTACAGTAAGCTCGTTCATGGCATGTCACTGGCTAATTGTCGGATTAACCGCAAAAGACTTGCTGAAATGGCAGAAAGCGATCCTAAAGGATTTACTGCGATTGCAAATGTTGCTAAGCTTGCATGTTGTTAGGTTTTTATTTTTTCTTAAAAGCGCTTGTTTATAAACAAGCGCTTATTTAGAAGGATTTTTTTGTGCGCGATACAATTTCTTCTATTCAAAAGCAATTTCAATCTGATTTATCACAAATTAAAAATAGCAAAGATGTTGAGCTGCTGAAGGTAAAATACCTTGGAAAAAAGGGTTTGATCCAACACATAATGCAACAACTGAAAGAGGTTTCTAAAGATCTTCGACCTCAAATAGGAAAAGAGATTAATGATCTTAAAGAAGAAATCTTACAACTTTGTCAAAACGGACTTGAAAGCTTTCTAAACGTAGAACAAACCAAACGTTTATCTGAAGAAAAAATAGATGTGACAATTCCTGGAAGAAGGAGATTCATCGGCAGACGACATCCACTGCAATTAACCTTAAATAAGGTTATAGATTTGTTCTGTAATATGGGTTTTTCTGTACAATATGGTCCTGATATAGATAGTGATTACTACAACTACGAAGGATTAAATTTTCCTCCAGATCATCCAGCTCGAGATACGCAGGATACTTTCTACATTACAAAAGATCTATTATTGCGCTCACATACCTCTAATACGCAGCTACGTGTAATGCAAGAAAAAACACCGCCTATTCGAATTATTGCTCCAGGAACCGTTTATCGCAATGAAACAATTAGCAGTAGATCACATGTGTTTTTTCATCAAATAGAAGGTTTGTATATTGATCGCAAAGTCACATTTGCAGATCTATTAGCTACGATGGACGAATTTTGGAAAAAGCTCTTTGGTCCATCTGTTCAAACACGCTTTCGCCCTAGTTATTTTCCCTTTGTAGAACCAGGCCTTGAAGTAGATATTGCTTGTACTTCCTGCAAAGCGCAAGGGTGTAGATTGTGTAAACATACAGGCTGGTTAGAAGTTGCAGGAGCCGGTATGGTGCACCCACAAGTTCTTAGGAATGCGAATATTGATCCAGAAGAATATTCCGGATATGCCTGGGGAATGGGTATTGAAAGAGTCGCTATGCTGCTTTACGGGGTTAAGGATATTCGATTGTTTACCGAAAACAATTTGCGGTTTTTAAATCAGTTTGCTTGAAAATTAAAACCTATTCGTTATACTTTTTAAATCCTTAAGGAGGAGTGGCAGAGTGGCCGATCGCGGCTGTCTTGAAA
This is a stretch of genomic DNA from Candidatus Rhabdochlamydia oedothoracis. It encodes these proteins:
- a CDS encoding bifunctional folylpolyglutamate synthase/dihydrofolate synthase, translating into MSNYKKMLKQLLETPLLKEKPSTLENVQSLNRALSYPTSTYSTIHVAGTNGKGSVSMKIAKALEYCGYRVGLYTSPHIHSPRERICINSEIISEEEMVCGAEKLFNVCQKLELNLSFFEYMTFLAFEFFCEKRVDVAVIETGLGGRLDATNILCPILTIITSISKEHIQFLGQNLEKIAFEKAGILKPKVPVVLGPRARFQSIYKHACALHCPVCYVSKFFHFFDEENSEIAKNALEQLKTDFILSQKAINQALILRPSCRFEICGDIIFDVAHNPEAIFYLLQALHYFFPKRSLRFVVGFSKDKDYESCLELIAPVAIHIHLVQGSSRLVSTNELSFALKDAPSSFYTCHQSIEEGVKAAFSFAFQANELTVVCGSFYIMQEAKSVAYPIKAFDLNMQGAPIAFS
- a CDS encoding tRNA (mnm(5)s(2)U34)-methyltransferase, giving the protein MTYLSLHSHLELARFYWKIVLQPGDWAIDATCGNGKDTLQLGKLSLGGVIGLDKQQIAIENTTTLLKNHLQEDEYKKMHLFCTSHIRFPSLAYKYSIRLIIYNLGYLPGSNKKITTFTEDTLKSLKLALELIMPGGLITICCYPGHVEGAREQNLLLQKAQELSPSQYVICHHSWPNKYASASLLLIQKKNSY
- a CDS encoding PHP domain-containing protein, with the protein product MFRADLHCHTTCSDGTSSPEELLHQAKSIGLQGLSITDHDTTAAYTTAAPIAKKLGLLLGTGVEFSCSFEEQSVHILAYDFILSNPIIETLCKEQQFNRTKRNQVILEKLQSKGIFIEQEELNSLRGVLGRPHIAQLMIKKGYVNSIQEAFTLYLGDNKSCFYRGDLLQIEETIHLIHRAQAKVFLAHPHLLLSRSIFVKNLFKLPFDGIECYYAKISSTQEKRWVKLARSKDLLISGGSDYHGNIKSYLPLGCSWVDRDTFFSIFQNIL
- the rplT gene encoding 50S ribosomal protein L20, giving the protein MVRVTNSVASKRSRKRLFKRAKGFVGDRKNHLRLTKDAVLSAEAFNYRHRKLKKREFRSLWITRISAGAKINGISYSKLVHGMSLANCRINRKRLAEMAESDPKGFTAIANVAKLACC
- the pheS gene encoding phenylalanine--tRNA ligase subunit alpha, coding for MRDTISSIQKQFQSDLSQIKNSKDVELLKVKYLGKKGLIQHIMQQLKEVSKDLRPQIGKEINDLKEEILQLCQNGLESFLNVEQTKRLSEEKIDVTIPGRRRFIGRRHPLQLTLNKVIDLFCNMGFSVQYGPDIDSDYYNYEGLNFPPDHPARDTQDTFYITKDLLLRSHTSNTQLRVMQEKTPPIRIIAPGTVYRNETISSRSHVFFHQIEGLYIDRKVTFADLLATMDEFWKKLFGPSVQTRFRPSYFPFVEPGLEVDIACTSCKAQGCRLCKHTGWLEVAGAGMVHPQVLRNANIDPEEYSGYAWGMGIERVAMLLYGVKDIRLFTENNLRFLNQFA
- the rpmI gene encoding 50S ribosomal protein L35, translating into MPKMKTKKAVSARFKVTGTGKLVRRRPGCRHILTKKSSKRKRKLHRPTLVDQGQVKMYARLMGVG
- the infC gene encoding translation initiation factor IF-3 — protein: MLCLHGYKWQLGVRTLNLRINREIRALKVRVIDKEGNQLGILSLAEALTKAEQMGLDLVEIAPNAAPPVCKIIDYGKYRYQLTKKEKEQKKSQHQVKVKEIKIKPNTDDHDIMVKLKHARDFISKGNKVRITCTLRGREMARPEYAQKAVLGVCEALIDVATPESPAKMLGRSLSVVLAPGTAKKSSKIV